The following coding sequences are from one Rattus rattus isolate New Zealand chromosome 11, Rrattus_CSIRO_v1, whole genome shotgun sequence window:
- the Lrrc8c gene encoding volume-regulated anion channel subunit LRRC8C: protein MIPVTEFRQFSEQQPAFRVLKPWWDVFTDYLSVAMLMIGVFGCTLQVMQDKIICLPKRVQPAQNHSSLSNVSQTMISTTPLPPPKPSPTNPATVEMKGLKTDLDLQQYSFINQMCYERALHWYAKYFPYLVLIHTLVFMLCSNFWFKFPGSSSKIEHFISILGKCFDSPWTTRALSEVSGEDSEEKDNRKNNMNRSSTIQSGPEGSLVKSQSLKSIPEKFVVDKSTAGALDKKEGEQAKALFEKVKKFRLHVEEGDILYAMYVRQTVLKVIKFLIIIAYNSALVSKVQFTVDCNVDIQDMTGYKNFSCNHTMAHLFSKLSFCYLCFVSIYGLTCLYTLYWLFYRSLREYSFEYVRQETGIDDIPDVKNDFAFMLHMIDQYDPLYSKRFAVFLSEVSENKLKQLNLNNEWTPDKLRQKLQTNAHNRLELPLIMLSGLPDTVFEITELQSLKLEIIKNVMIPATIAQLDNLQELSLHQCSVKIHSAALSFLKENLKVLSVKFDDMRELPPWMYGLRNLEELYLVGSLSHDISKNVTLESLRDLKSLKILSIKSNVSKIPQAVVDVSSHLQKMCVHNDGTKLVMLNNLKKMTNLTELELVHCDLERIPHAVFSLLSLQELDLKENNLKSIEEIVSFQHLRKLTVLKLWYNSIAYIPEHIKKLTSLERLFFSHNKVEVLPSHLFLCNKIRYLDLSYNDIRFIPPEIGVLQSLQYFSITCNKVESLPDELYFCKKLKTLKIGKNSLSVLSPKIGNLLFLSYLDIKGNHFEVLPPELGDCRALKRAGLVVEDALFETLPSDVREQMKAD, encoded by the coding sequence gTCATGCAAGACAAGATCATCTGCCTCCCAAAAAGAGTGCAGCCTGCTCAGAACCACTCTTCCCTCTCCAACGTCTCCCAGACCATGATCAGTACCACCCCGCTGCCCCCACCTAAACCCTCTCCGACCAACCCGGCGACCGTGGAGATGAAGGGACTGAAGACAGACCTGGACCTCCAGCAGTACAGTTTCATCAACCAGATGTGCTACGAGCGAGCCCTCCACTGGTATGCCAAGTACTTCCCGTACCTCGTGctcatccacaccctggtcttcatGCTCTGCAGCAACTTCTGGTTCAAGTTCCCCGGATCTAGTTCcaaaatagaacatttcatctccATCCTGGGGAAGTGCTTCGACTCCCCGTGGACCACGCGGGCTCTCTCTGAGGTGTCTGGCGAGGACTCCGAAGAGAAGgacaataggaagaacaacatgaACAGGTCCAGCACCATCCAGTCCGGTCCGGAAGGCAGCCTGGTCAAGTCCCAGTCTCTCAAGTCAATTCCTGAGAAGTTCGTGGTTGACAAATCCACTGCGGGGGctctggacaagaaggaaggtgAGCAGGCCAAGGCCTTGTTCGAGAAGGTTAAGAAGTTCAGGCTGCACGTGGAGGAAGGTGACATCCTGTACGCCATGTATGTGCGGCAGACTGTGCTTAAGGTCATCAAGTTCCTGATCATCATCGCCTACAACAGTGCTCTGGTTTCCAAAGTCCAGTTCACCGTGGACTGCAATGTGGACATCCAGGACATGACGGGCTATAAGAACTTTTCCTGCAATCACACCATGGCTCATTTGTTCTCCAAACTCTCCTTTTGCTACCTGTGCTTTGTAAGCATCTATGGCCTGACGTGCCTTTATACCTTGTACTGGCTGTTCTACCGTTCTCTGAGGGAGTACTCTTTTGAGTATGTCCGGCAGGAGACTGGAATCGATGACATTCCGGACGTGAAAAATGACTTTGCCTTTATGCTCCATATGATAGACCAGTATGACCCTCTCTATTCCAAGAGGTTTGCGGTGTTCCTCTCTGAGGTCAGCGAGAACAAGTTAAAGCAGCTCAACTTAAATAACGAGTGGACCCCCGACAAGCTGCGGCAGAAGCTGCAGACGAATGCCCACAACCGCCTGGAGCTGCCTCTCATCATGCTGTCTGGCCTCCCAGACACCGTGTTCGAGATCACGGAGTTACAGTCCCTGAAGCTGGAGATCATTAAGAACGTCATGATACCCGCCACCATCGCCCAGCTGGACAACCTTCAGGAGCTCTCCCTCCACCAGTGCTCCGTCAAGATCCACAGCGCGGCGCTCTCCTTCCTGAAGGAGAATCTCAAGGTCTTGAGCGTCAAGTTCGATGACATGAGGGAGCTGCCCCCCTGGATGTACGGCCTCCGGAATCTGGAAGAGCTCTATCTGGTTGGCTCTCTGAGTCACGACATCTCCAAAAACGTCACCCTGGAGTCCCTGCGGGACCTCAAAAGCCTTAAAATCCTTTCCATCAAGAGCAACGTCTCCAAGATCCCTCAGGCCGTGGTGGATGTGTCCAGCCACCTCCAGAAGATGTGCGTTCACAACGACGGCACCAAGCTGGTAATGCTCAACAACCTGAAGAAGATGACCAACCTGACCGAGCTGGAGCTGGTCCACTGCGACCTGGAGCGCATTCCCCACGCCGTGTTCAGCCTGCTCAGTCTCCAGGAGCTGGACCTGAAGGAGAACAACCTGAAGTCCATAGAGGAGATCGTGAGtttccagcacttgagaaagcTAACCGTGCTCAAACTGTGGTATAACAGCATCGCTTACATCCCAGAGCACATCAAGAAACTGACCAGCCTGGAGCGACTGTTTTTCAGCCACAATAAGGTAGAAGtgcttccctcccacctcttcctgtGCAACAAAATCAGATACCTGGACCTGTCCTATAACGACATTCGCTTCATCCCTCCCGAAATCGGGGTTCTGCAAAGTTTACAGTATTTCTCCATCACCTGTAACAAAGTGGAGAGCCTCCCGGATGAACTCTACTTCTGCAAGAAACTTAAAACGTTGAAGATCGGGAAAAACAGCCTCTCTGTACTTTCACCAAAAATTGGAAACTTACTGTTTCTTTCCTACTTAGACATCAAAGGCAATCACTTCGAAGTCCTCCCTCCCGAGCTGGGAGACTGCCGGGCTCTGAAACGAGCTGGGCTGGTTGTGGAAGACGCTCTGTTTGAGACTCTGCCCTCAGATGTCCGGGAGCAAATGAAAGCAGACTAA